In the genome of Mangifera indica cultivar Alphonso chromosome 9, CATAS_Mindica_2.1, whole genome shotgun sequence, the window ATTGCTCACAGGGAAGGCACCTACCCAAGCCCTCTTGAATGAGGAAGGAGTCGAACTCCCGAGATGGGTTCAATCCATTGTTAAAGAGGAGTGGACTTCTGAGGTGTTTGACCTCGAGCTTCTCAGGTACCAGAATGTTGAGGACGATATGGTTCAGCTTTTACAGCTTGCCATTAATTGTACTGTTCAGTATCCAGATAAACGTCCTTCAATGGCTGAGGTGACAAGCCAAATTGAGGAGATATACCGTTCAGGCATACACCCCGAGCCAGACACACAACATGGTCTAATATATGATTTGGATGATGGGTCATCCCAGCAGGCTTACTCAGTTGATTCTGGCGCACCACCGGCTTCAGTAAAGGACATCTGAAGAAGATGAGCAATCTTTCTTTGTTGCCCCCATTTTTATCATATGCATAGTCTAGtgcataaattgttttttaattcttggTGCATCCTCTTCAAACTCAtgtatcttcttcttcatttttttaactttttcttttccctcGCCGTTGGTTACTTCCGATGTGTATAGGCTAGGGGAATTCgaatacttttatttttcttggcTGTGTGAAAGTGTGAATAATTTTCCATTTGGTTACATCTTGCTCTGTATGTTACGACCTTTCCTTGTTTACCTCTGTTCTTAATGCAGTTTCAATGCATTGATTTGAAAGATTTGTACCGGTTGAATCAGCTCTGGACCAatatttctgaaaattttgtatttttaatccTACTCTCTAGAATATTGACCATACATaaactcttcttttttttcttcttttccctttGGACACTCTTATCAGACCAAGTAAAAGCTGCTCTTTTTCCTTTGTTCATTTTGGTATTTGCTTGAGATTCAAACTTGTTCGTTGAAACTGAGTTATAATTCATCAGTTGCTTTCCATAGAATATTGGTGATTAGCATTTACTTTTTGtgcaaatttaattaatgtgtTGAAACATAAACAGTTTAAATTGGTTTCAGAAGTAGGGCCTGGTGCATTTTAAATACTTGGCatggagaatttgattgaagaggattaaaaattaatctgataatctatattttattatttatattatttttttggtttataaataataaaatattataataatattttattatcaatgataatgtgacagttaatataagaaataatcttattatcacattaccttaggtattaaaatattatcaatgtaatttcgattttattataatatataatttatttattaaattttttagtataaaaataatgttatttttaattaattaaaaaataatataaaaaatattttagaataattatttttaaagatatttaagtaaattttttattatctctaattaaatataataattatttatacctatctatttttatcaaatcttattaaatataataataatttatatccaataacccttaatatattctatttttaagatattttttcaattttgatgataaaatattttaaaaatcaaaccgATGTTTGGAAGGTGAGTACCTCTCCTTCCTTGGAACATCAAATTCCAGTGATGTTTGGAAGGTGAGTTTGTGATTTGTCAATAAATCTAAGCATAATTAAAAACCGAAGTGTCAAGACcttgtaattaaaaatgaaggatGATAGGGGAGATCATTACTCCCCATTATTCTTAATCAGTTGAACtaagattataattaaaattaaggtcAAATACCGTGTCCCACCCatggtttgatgaaatgacaaagctctaataaatttcaaaaaactaaatttccATCTATCATCCACCTCTCTTAGCTACGATAAGTTTAAGACAGAGTTAAactcatatataatttataatgttaGTTAGAGTTTGTTTAAATTActgtaaaatattatcaaaagatatcattagaataaataatatcatcgacaagataaacaatattgtcATATGAATAAACAGGTCAAACAATGACTTTGAACTAAGCcaacttgaattgaattcaatCCAATGTGAATTGGATTCAACCTTATTATAAACCCTTTaagcaaaaaaaaagaaaaaaaaatcacatttaatTGTGCATTAATATTTTAGCTTTTGTTTCACATCACTGACTTcaaaaatttactaaatatattcattttagcTGAACacagaacaaaataaaataaatagaaaaacgACTTAAAAACTAGCTCACATAAGATCGTATCATTTACggatgaaagaaaatataaaatataaaatttttaacaattcaaacataAAACCCAACATTCAAACTTggagaataataataatgtttaaaataatagaatagATTGAACAGAAACTGtcgattattttaaaaaataattcttatatctttaaaatactGTTTATATTTTACTCTAATAGGactttgttttaatattttaaatgttagAGACAAAAATGACAAgttaacaaaatgatataaatacatttttctgGTTGAAactaatgattaaatttaataaattggtgaaaaatgacttttttaaatttaaaaaataaaaatttatcattttatcaaattttatataagaaatagttatttggcctaatttatatatattaataaataatatatatataaaattttactcatatataagggtaaaatagaaaataaatattttgggtTTGTAAGACCAATTTTCCATTTATTCGtgaattttttctttgtaacaGGCAGTTTTTATGATTATCAAATAAggttaaattgattatattgaataaataaaatttttaaatttaataatcagtattataattattaaataagttaaatatttgattttatagatTTATGAAACCAGGTCTTTGTCTCGGACGAAGATGATTCCTTTTTCGTTTGAGATAAAAACACTCTGACAAAGACGATTTTATCTTTCTCAGAGAAAATTATTGTCCTCAAACAAgttaacaaaaaacataattatgttaactaaaataacatcttaatgttcttttattatctttaactagatacaaaatttatttataaataaagttatGTATACAATTCTCGTGCACAATTTTATGTATGAACAATTACGTGACATCTCTATTTCTAAATACAAATACATGAATGTGCTGTGACTGGTTTTAGATTTTCATGCTGCAGCTGTGCATCAGGCTCGCAAAGCATCCTTGGTTCGTTTCTTGGAGAGGCGCAAGGACAGGTACAGCTGCTGAGCTAGATGTGTgtcctcaaaaaaaaaaaaaaaaatcaaaattcatcccTGGTTAACGGCCTTAACGTTTATATAGTGGAGCATTTGCAAATATGTCAGTTGCGAGTGTTGTTTAATTCGTCATGCCAGCTATAATTGTGATGTTTTCTCTTAAACAAGGTGTGCTACAATTAGATTTCTGCGGGGCGAAAAGGAATGCCAAATGCTAGTGCTACTATTTAATAACCTCTTATTCTAGATTAATGCTGTAACATCAATCTCCATCTTACACATTGCTAGGCATTTGTTTCTGATATGCTCAGTTTTGCCAGGGGCAGGTTATACGGTTAATATGTAATGTACAGATGGTAgcttttaagaaaaaaaacaaacaattaatcaGGCAACAGAGAAGATATAAACATAACATCGCACGAAGGATATGATTAGGTAGTTTCAGAACAGCACACAAACTTATTTGGAGCACAATCAAAACCAAATAGAAGGTGACATTCCACCAGGAGGGTTTTCAACACTTGTTCTGCAGCAAGCTTGGGGCTTTGACCTTCATCATTCTTCAAGAAGATACAAGCTGGATAAAAATCAAACCATGTTTTCATTTAGTGGTTTTCGAGTGCTTGATAAGCCAATCGATCACAACATCTATGTTTATGGAATCCTTGCATGAGATCATGTAGCAGCACACCTCTCTATCAGTTATTGATTCAAGGCCTCTGAATACACCAAACAGAAAGCAAAAAGATATTTTGTAATGACATGAAGAAATAATAGTAACAGATTGATTCACAATGAGGTATTCTAATAACTTCTTGTAAGTAAAGTGCCCTAAACTTACAGCTGATCCACTAAAGCTTGCTTGGAAAGAGCCTCTGACTTGTCAACTTTGTTGCCAAGAACAAGTAAAGGGATTCCACTTAAAGAAGGCTTTGCCAATAAGTCAAACAACTCACTTCGTGATATAGGGACACTGTCTCTGTCCGCAGCGTCAACAACATATCTGCCTCCATTCATAAAAAAGGACATGAAACAAAGTATCCAATCACAAGAAAAGAGTTCAATACTGTATgcagaagggtaattttgtgaCTGTAATGATCATATTTGCTCTTCTTAAAGAGTATAACCATATGCTTATATTGTCtagatgatgaattgatgaCATGAATGAGGCAAATGGGCTAGGAATTTTTCCCAAATGCAAGCTCCCAAGCAGAAAGGAAACAAGTGCCTTCATTAGATAGAATTCCCTAAACATTCTACCAATAAAGAGATCACTTTTCTTGTATTGAAACAGTGTCTAATAAGATTTGCCAATTTGTAGCTCCTGACAAATTAATGTCAAGTTCTTTTAAGTGATTCAGTTTCAATACCATGGAACCCAGTGTCAAAAAAGATTTCTTGGTAACACTAAAtagattatagaaaaaaatatagccAATATTACGAATTATTATAATTCTAATGTGAAAGGGAACAATCAATGAAATTTTGTCTAGTAACATTAGTTCAGTGTTATTAAGGAGAATAGGATATCAAACATACTATAAGGTCAATTTCTCATGTCTAATGAACATCCTAGGATCAAGAGTATTGTACATGCACATACAAAGAAATTCCTGGTCAATGGAAAACAAAATGtccaaatttatgttaaaaagaaagaatgagtTTATAAGAGAACAGAGAAGATCATCAGGGAAAGAAATATTACAGGATTGCAGAGACCCCACGACAGTAACGCTCCCACATAGTATGAAATCTTCGTTGCCCTCCAAGATCCCAAAGCTTTATTGTAACATTACCTTTTGTAACTTTTCGCATATTAAACCCAACCTGGTTTTCAGTGTAAGAATTTCCATAAGACATCTAATTGTTaccataaaataatttaaattgggATTTCTCAAGTGAAAGAAACCTACAGTTGGAATCATGTCTTCACTATAGCCTCCTGTCTGGAACAATCAAAGAAATAAAGTTACAGAAAAACAGAGACAATTACTATCAAAAAGACCAGAAAAAAAATTGCGTAGAAAGTGTCCACCCACAGCAACTGAATTAACAAGAGAAGTCTTTCCTGCATTTTGAAGGCCAACAAGGGAAAGTTCCATCTCCTGCTTAAAGAATAAGCTGATGTGGAGAAACAAACAGAAACAGAAAAGATTCAGCATGAGGAAATTACACAACAATCGTTGTACTAGTAAAATAACACAGAATAAAATGACAAAGTGGTATTacactaaaataaaattctcaGACAAAGGGCTAAGCCCTCAAGGGtcttcaaaccaaatttttacaCCACAATGATACATGCTATATGTTAAAGTtgtgataaaagtttaaaattgcTTCCAGTTAATACACTTCAGCAGTTTCATGGATAGCATCTGCAACACAAGCAACTAAAAGTAATGTAAAGGCTGCTCTTTACACACTAAGCACGTAcaaaactatattttataatttccaCTCATAACGCTCATAGTTGTCCCAATCGGCTACACAGATCATGAAAATTGCTCCAAAATCTTGACATGAGCAGTAAACAAATTCTACTAAAGAAGAATAATCATTCACCAAATgttaatattatgattatagTAGCGAATGTCCCCTCTGCATTTGCATGCCAAAAACtccatttgaaatttgaatagacccatttctttcaaattttaaatgtcCTTAATTATTGCATAATTATAgaacaaaattaattcaatagaCATCTTTTAAATGCTACTGAGAATCCCAGATAGATCATCAAGGAAATAACTCAATAGAAGGAAGTCATTTCCAATAACGTTTGAACTGATTAATCTAAAGGGTTCTAGTTACTATTTAGCTTTCCACACTTCTTTAGGTAGcatttaaagaataaattttgttttttttttaaaatataaagtcaTTGCATATTTTAAGGTTtgacaaaaattcaaacatatttttttaccGGTATGGCGGTATTAGAGTCGCTGTCAAATTCACTGAACATTATGAAAACCACCCAACGTCACAGGAATGGTCTCCTCCAATTAAcccaaattcaaaatataaacccacaaatcaaatttagctaaaattataaactatttcTCAGTCTCCCATCAATCGCAACAACTTGAAACAGTGAGCAATGAACAAAAACAATATCCCAAGCAGTtggaaaacaaattgaaaagaaaCAAGAATAAAGGGGATACCTTCGTAGCCAATCGAGGAGAAAATCGAGGAAACCCATCGTAAGAGAAAAGTAAAGaaggggaaaatgaggaaagaaAGAAGACGGAGCAAAGGGGTTGCGGGATGTTGTCGCTTAGTATCATTTACAGTATAATTTTGGAGTCTTGTCTCGCTTCTGCCGTCTTGCAGCTTTTCTATGTGATTTGTCTTTGGGCCGAAATTGGGCGGATCGATCCATTATTGATTTTGAGCCCACTTTAATTCGAACAGAAAGTGCCTTTTTAAGCAAACTATTTCGTAGaaattaatatgtaaaaataatatatttggatGATGTAAAttgatcataaataaaaaaattaggtgaatttattgataattatattagtttttctggaaaaatttgaatataaaaacattaattaaggAGATATATCCAAGTactaattgttattttataatatgaattttgaagTATTATTTCTGATGTATATTATTActtggaataaataaatattaatataaaaaaatatttaagataaaaatgtatTTCCATTTATtaccttattttaaaattttccaatttcatcctttttaagtattaaaaatattgaatttatttcagAATTCGGATTAATATttgtgataaaatttaaatttatagaatCGAGTAGGCAAAGGAACTTAGAATTTAAGTGAAGTTAATTTGtagattaataaaactattgatacaattatttaattaaataattagataatatattataatatcatatgatcaaataattatttagagtaatttaaaataataataaaataatatctaattaataacttaaaattGGATGCATGTAATATTGTCTTTTGTTGTATACAAGCAGCACAAATTAAATCGGGCCTGATCAGTCTTAGCCcaattaaactgaaaatttgattaattgtggGATAATTGTCTTGGCCCACAAATCAGCCCATATGCATTCACAAGTTAAAAAAACTCAGTCGCCCGGTGCCAGAAAGGCAAGTGAAGCATCcctttgttgatatttttacttcatcttcttttaatttatttttttattcatttgtccAATTTCCCTTGCTGTTTTCGTTCAtttaaataattacaataaaatttattagctATAAGACTATAAGTATACCTTGAGGGTGGTTCCTTCGGTTAGTGAGAATAATagatttttttggtaattaaagatatttacataaaataatttttttttaatatattaatcaattataataattatatataatattattttatttaaatattttattttatttatatttattcatcattaagataatttatctttataataattttttcaactttGGTGTCCTGATAGTCAATCGATGAACCGACCAACTGTTTGATCATTTCTTTACTTTTGGTTACCGACTGTAAACACTATTACATGGACAATAGGTAATCGCCAACTCTGGAATTTTCTCAAGTCTTCGAAAGGAAGAAATTAGATATTCAACGTACTAGCCACTGTTCatttagaaataaatacaaattgacCAAAAAGTAAATCCAACGATAAGACTTGCCCTAGGAAGAAAGTTCCACATTAATGATACGACGCAAGActtggtctttttttttttaaataatattcccAATGGCACAACCattttctcatatttatctaaagacaaattctaaattaaactaatttaaagcAGAATTagcaatattttgtatatataattttgtatatataatttagatatataaataatatataattataagattaaatattactttatctttaattcaattacataatcaATTGTGTATAATATTCAAACCGACATATTAGGGACAATAAATGAGAATGAAAGGAATGGAAATCTCTATATTCCACCCATTTGAAACTTGCAATTAGAGTTTCCAATTAATGGATTTATAGGAAGATTTTAC includes:
- the LOC123224965 gene encoding ADP-ribosylation factor-like protein 8c isoform X2 gives rise to the protein MGFLDFLLDWLRSLFFKQEMELSLVGLQNAGKTSLVNSVATGGYSEDMIPTVGFNMRKVTKGNVTIKLWDLGGQRRFHTMWERYCRGVSAILYVVDAADRDSVPISRSELFDLLAKPSLSGIPLLVLGNKVDKSEALSKQALVDQLGLESITDREVCCYMISCKDSINIDVVIDWLIKHSKTTK
- the LOC123224965 gene encoding ADP-ribosylation factor-like protein 8c isoform X1 — its product is MGFLDFLLDWLRSLFFKQEMELSLVGLQNAGKTSLVNSVATGGYSEDMIPTVGFNMRKVTKGNVTIKLWDLGGQRRFHTMWERYCRGVSAILIELFSCDWILCFMSFFMNGGRYVVDAADRDSVPISRSELFDLLAKPSLSGIPLLVLGNKVDKSEALSKQALVDQLGLESITDREVCCYMISCKDSINIDVVIDWLIKHSKTTK